In a genomic window of Primulina huaijiensis isolate GDHJ02 chromosome 10, ASM1229523v2, whole genome shotgun sequence:
- the LOC140986888 gene encoding protein ecdysoneless homolog yields MAEEASSSSSIFSLKATRPPEDTVFYSIYQDSSSATSAAELGSLHRRILDLIHPLIAPYIWQHQPFTLSLSNSPSIPHLSGHLRFGDNLEDEWFVVYLLFHISRTFPNLSIRVWDSDGEFLLIESAFHLPKWLNPDTSLNRVFIRRGLLHIIPKSILPGTPDLEDSLRVLVSRDDDPSLMAPDAVQFHLSKRIGQYPEHAYRNVHRVRIAVPVSVAWVLRKEPSLVSFAVEGFYDRDIDSMKFAVKMEKFLPNGKEEEMVEVVVRMPRAMYAQLVQQRFQAPRCYPMPDRSNVGKYVEAELGMKIACGFEMMYQLRKKQTDEGKGSTWEVYRESLKRSGLFEGLLQGSKEYKRLLENAEENYKNSFLPGRASEVLNAPVRCIDDILTLPHSVDDFKGLELPQSDDDSWLYGGEDELNAALQERQKEMEFYDLKRKKKHNLKEQKGRNLDKSFDDYDLGDITKSMDAFVKKISSYEGAEVPEDRNLKDLDFDADQFMKHIESVMGVHGSKDDGSDVDLEEESISDMDFDDYEDKSDHSEDIEDGGEGFMNSYSDALNQELKATTLNKTFVHAKEQSSRKKDEGTSGVSDEMEFTPVDVDFNLVKNLLESVSSQEGLPGPASNLLGLMGVKLPDEAGKDK; encoded by the exons ATGGCAGAAGAAGCTTCGTCCTCTTCCTCAATCTTCTCTCTCAAAGCCACTCGGCCCCCTGAGGACACAGTTTTCTACTCCATCTACCAGGACTCCTCCTCCGCCACCTCTGCCGCCGAACTTGGGTCTCTCCACCGCCGAATTCTCGACCTAATTCACCCGCTAATAGCCCCTTACATATGGCAACATCAACCCTTTACTCTCTCCTTATCCAATTCTCCGTCAATTCCGCATCTCTCCGGCCATCTTCGCTTCGGTGACAACCTTGAAGACGAATGGTTCGTGGTTTACCTTCTGTTCCACATCTCCAGAACCTTCCCTAACCTCTCTATCCGAGTTTGGGATTCAGACGGCGAGTTCTTGCTCATCGAGTCCGCCTTCCACCTCCCTAAATGGCTCAACCCAGATACCTCTCTCAACCGCGTGTTCATCCGCCGCGGTCTACTACATATAATTCCTAAATCCATTCTTCCAGGCACACCTGATTTGGAGGACTCATTGCGGGTTTTGGTGAGCAGAGATGATGATCCCAGCTTGATGGCACCGGATGCCGTTCAGTTTCATTTGAGCAAGAGAATTGGGCAGTATCCGGAGCATGCTTACAGGAACGTTCATAGAGTAAGAATTGCAGTCCCCGTGTCTGTAGCGTGGGTGTTGAGGAAAGAGCCGAGCTTGGTATCGTTTGCTGTGGAGGGGTTCTATGACAGGGATATCGACAGTATGAAGTTTGCGGTAAAAATGGAGAAGTTTTTACCCAATGGGAAGGAGGAAGAGATGGTGGAGGTGGTTGTGAGGATGCCTAGGGCCATGTATGCGCAGTTGGTGCAGCAGAGGTTTCAGGCGCCGCGATGCTATCCTATGCCTGACAGGAGCAATGTGGGGAAGTATGTGGAGGCGGAACTGGGGATGAAGATCGCCTGTGGGTTCGAGATGATGTATCAGCTGAGGAAGAAACAAACCGATGAAGGGAAGGGGAGTACTTGGGAGGTTTATAGGGAGAGCTTGAAGAGGAGTGGGCTATTTGAAGGGCTGTTGCAGGGATCGAAAGAATATAAGAGATTGTTAGAAAATGCTGAGGAAAATTACAAGAATAGTTTTTTGCCAGGTAGAGCCAG TGAAGTGTTGAATGCTCCCGTGAGATGCATAGATGACATACTTACTCTTCCTCATTCGGTGGATGATTTCAAAGGTCTGGAGCTTCCTCAATCAGATGATGATTCGTGGCTGTATGGTGGGGAAGATGAATTAAATGCTGCCCTCCAGGAGCGGCAAAAGGAGATGGAATTCTATGATTTGAAACGGAAGAAGAAACACAATTTGAAAGAGCAGAAGGGTAGAAATTTGGACAAAAGTTTTGACGACTATGATCTTGGGGATATCACTAAATCGATGGAtgcatttgttaaaaaaatttcaagttatGAAGGAGCCGAGGTTCCTGAGGACAG AAACCTAAAAGATTTGGATTTTGATGCGGATCAATTTATGAAGCACATAGAGTCGGTTATGGGAGTGCATGGTTCTAAAGATGATGGAAGTGATGTTGATCTCGAAGAAGAGTCTATATCAGACATGGATTTTG ATGACTATGAGGACAAGAGCGACCATTCAGAGGACATTGAAGATGGTGGGGAGGGTTTCATGAATTCCTATTCGGATGCCCTGAACCAGGAATTGAAAGCCACAACGCTGAACAAAACTTTTGTACATGCAAAGGAACAGTCTTCAAGAAAGAAAGATGAG GGAACTTCGGGTGTGAGCGATGAGATGGAGTTCACTCCCGTGGACGTTGATTTCAACCTAGTAAAGAACTTGCTCGAGTCCGTTTCATCTCAAGAAGGACTTCCTGGCCCTGCTTCAAACCTTCTTGGATTAATGGGTGTAAAACTGCCTGATGAAGCTGGTAAAGACAAATAA
- the LOC140985967 gene encoding uncharacterized protein, producing MEIAYGTWESSVQLLPKYMLALSKYNPGTVVEWKHIRANTEMSKTLNYVFWAFKPCIDGFRHCRKIISVDGTHLYTKYKHKMLIGVTLDANNQVLPLAFAIVDEETTDSWKWFLEQLGRHVVRSENGVCLISDRHKGIVRATGDLPFFQSPYGVHRFCLRHVCSNFNAKFKDVHLKDLCWAAGTQNQICKFEAIMEAIKQKNILAHRYLAGIPKEKWSLAHDGGWRRGVMTTNMSECLNSVLKGARRLPLSAIVHLTLLRCVQYFIERVTRGDRMVQENQLWSDYACWKYEKWSRKSSEYRVAKYDIREQTASIATVGRPSRGQHLQVVKISTSDCSCGKWTIFGIPCSHAICTVQWHSLDPMTLVQPWYNISEYLATYEGRFQPLADERYWDPPTFELNRNPVRRERRRVGRDRTTRLRNEMDTAVSRERQH from the coding sequence ATGGAAATTGCTTATGGTACGTGGGAGAGCTCCGTTCAATTACTTCCCAAATATATGCTTGCTTTGTCCAAATATAATCCGGGAACAGTTGTGGAGTGGAAGCATATCAGAGCCAACACTGAAATGAGTAAGACACTGAACTATGTTTTCTGGGCATTCAAGCCGTGTATTGATGGGTTTCGGCATTGTCGGAAAATAATAAGTGTCGATGGTACACACTTGTATACCAAATACAAGCACAAAATGTTGATCGGTGTCACTCTGGATGCGAACAATCAGGTTCTACCGCTAGCATTTGCTATTGTGGACGAAGAAACAACAGATTCTTGGAAATGGTTCTTGGAGCAACTAGGAAGACATGTTGTTCGTAGTGAAAATGGTGTGTGTCTTATTTCTGATAGGCATAAGGGAATCGTGCGCGCAACTGGAGATCTACCATTTTTTCAATCTCCTTACGGTGTGCATCGTTTTTGTTTGAGACATGTGTGTTCAAACTTTAACGCCAAATTCAAAGACGTGCATTTGAAAGATTTATGCTGGGCGGCAGGAACACaaaatcaaatttgtaagtttgaaGCAATAATGGAGGCAATCaagcaaaaaaatattttggcgcACCGATATTTGGCTGGAATTCCGAAAGAAAAATGGAGTTTGGCTCATGACGGTGGTTGGCGTCGTGGTGTGATGACAACCAATATGTCGGAGTGTTTGAACAGTGTGTTGAAGGGTGCGCGTAGACTTCCTTTATCTGCCATAGTACACTTGACACTTCTGAGGTGCGTACAATATTTCATTGAACGTGTGACAAGAGGTGATCGTATGGTTCAGGAAAATCAGCTGTGGTCAGATTATGCATGTTGGAAATATGAGAAATGGTCGAGAAAATCTAGTGAATATCGTGTTGCGAAGTACGATATACGTGAGCAAACTGCTTCGATCGCAACTGTAGGAAGACCAAGTCGTGGCCAACATTTGCAGGTCGTGAAGATATCAACGAGTGATTGTTCATGTGGTAAATGGACGATTTTTGGCATTCCATGTTCCCATGCTATTTGCACCGTTCAGTGGCACTCTTTGGATCCAATGACACTTGTGCAGCCCTGGTATAACATATCTGAGTACTTGGCAACGTACGAGGGCAGATTTCAACCTCTTGCAGATGAGCGATACTGGGATCCTCCAACTTTCGAGTTGAACCGCAACCCTGTTAGACGTGAAAGAAGAAGAGTTGGTAGAGACAGAACAACACGATTGCGAAATGAGATGGACACAGCAGTTTCCAGAGAGAGACAACATTGA